The Deltaproteobacteria bacterium genome has a window encoding:
- the amrB gene encoding AmmeMemoRadiSam system protein B yields MKRTAAVAGAFYPANAPSLEKLVKQYTIADKESVKAIGVVSPHAGYVYSGSVAGRVYASIRIPSDVIIIGPNHTGYGSRAGIISEGVFDMPGFGMEIDTELASLIMNNTGIVTEDHEAHTAEHSLEVQLPFIHFKNPETKIVPICVMGRGFDFVRAIGEAIAAAVKSSKKDVLIVASSDMTHYEPDAIARKKDRLAIDKVLSLDPKGLLQVTSEHDITMCGVIPAAIMLVSAKLLGAKEAKLVDYKTSGDVTKDFEEVVGYAGIIIV; encoded by the coding sequence ATGAAGAGAACAGCGGCAGTTGCAGGGGCATTTTATCCTGCCAACGCACCAAGCCTTGAGAAGCTTGTTAAACAGTATACTATTGCGGACAAAGAGTCTGTTAAAGCTATTGGTGTTGTTTCTCCTCATGCAGGATATGTTTATTCGGGCAGCGTGGCGGGAAGAGTTTATGCAAGTATTCGTATTCCTTCGGATGTGATCATTATCGGGCCAAATCACACAGGCTATGGCTCAAGGGCAGGCATCATATCAGAGGGTGTATTTGATATGCCGGGCTTTGGTATGGAGATTGATACGGAACTTGCAAGTTTAATAATGAACAATACCGGTATTGTAACAGAGGATCATGAAGCTCATACGGCAGAACATTCTCTTGAAGTTCAGTTGCCGTTCATTCACTTTAAAAACCCTGAAACGAAAATAGTACCAATATGTGTTATGGGGCGGGGTTTTGATTTTGTAAGGGCTATCGGTGAAGCAATCGCAGCGGCAGTAAAATCATCAAAAAAAGATGTTTTAATCGTTGCGAGCTCCGACATGACACATTACGAACCCGATGCTATTGCAAGAAAAAAGGATAGACTTGCAATTGATAAAGTTTTAAGTCTTGATCCGAAAGGTCTTTTACAGGTAACATCAGAACATGATATAACTATGTGCGGAGTTATACCTGCTGCGATAATGCTTGTCAGTGCAAAACTGCTTGGTGCTAAAGAAGCGAAGCTCGTGGATTATAAGACATCGGGTGATGTAACAAAAGATTTTGAAGAGGTCGTAGGATACGCGGGCATAATCATAGTATAA
- the prfA gene encoding peptide chain release factor 1, which produces MFENLEQLLLHYNELNSLLASPEIFSIQKEYTKYIKEKNEIEPIARTYRAYKECVNSIQYTKQLIEGNEEDIKSLAKEELSILDKQRQELENKLKELILPKDPLDSKNVILEIRAGAGGEESALFAAELLRMYLRYAEMKNWHTEILSENTTGIGGYKEVIILIEGERVYSRLKYESGVHRVQRVPKTEASGRIHTSTVTVAILPEAEDVEIDLKNEDLKIDTYRAGGAGGQNVNKVETAIRITHIPTGVVVMCQDERSQYKNKTKALKILKSRLLQMNMEKQTSERAHNRKSQVGSGDRSEKIRTYNFPQNRVTDHRINLTSYSLESFLSGNIDNFIDGLTSHYRAQELTKQMEKNHA; this is translated from the coding sequence ATGTTTGAGAACCTTGAGCAGTTATTGCTTCATTATAATGAGCTTAACTCATTATTAGCAAGTCCTGAAATTTTTTCCATTCAAAAAGAATACACAAAGTATATAAAAGAAAAGAACGAGATAGAACCGATCGCCCGTACATATCGTGCATATAAAGAATGCGTTAATTCAATACAATATACAAAACAACTTATAGAAGGGAACGAGGAAGACATAAAATCCCTTGCAAAAGAAGAACTCTCCATACTGGACAAACAAAGACAAGAGCTCGAAAACAAGCTTAAAGAGCTTATCCTCCCAAAAGATCCACTCGATTCAAAAAATGTAATACTTGAGATTCGTGCAGGTGCAGGCGGCGAGGAGTCTGCATTATTTGCCGCGGAGTTGTTGAGGATGTATCTCAGGTATGCCGAGATGAAGAACTGGCATACAGAGATACTAAGTGAAAACACTACAGGGATCGGAGGCTACAAAGAGGTAATCATACTTATAGAGGGAGAAAGGGTTTATAGCAGACTAAAGTATGAAAGCGGCGTTCACAGAGTGCAAAGAGTACCCAAAACAGAGGCATCTGGAAGGATACATACATCAACTGTAACGGTCGCGATTCTACCCGAGGCTGAAGATGTAGAGATTGATCTGAAGAATGAAGACTTAAAGATAGATACATACAGGGCGGGTGGAGCCGGCGGGCAGAATGTCAATAAAGTTGAGACAGCCATAAGGATAACACATATCCCAACGGGCGTTGTTGTTATGTGCCAGGATGAACGTTCACAATATAAGAACAAAACAAAAGCCCTGAAAATCCTAAAATCCCGATTGCTTCAGATGAATATGGAGAAACAGACCTCGGAAAGGGCACACAACAGGAAAAGCCAGGTAGGTTCAGGTGATAGAAGTGAGAAGATAAGGACGTATAACTTTCCGCAGAACAGGGTTACGGACCATAGAATAAACCTTACCTCTTATTCACTTGAATCATTTTTATCCGGGAATATAGACAACTTTATAGATGGGCTTACTTCTCATTACAGGGCACAAGAGCTTACGAAACAGATGGAAAAAAATCATGCATGA
- the thyX gene encoding FAD-dependent thymidylate synthase yields the protein MKVILLNYTPDPDLTVAIAARLCYSKRSIEELKKELTPDKLEKFITRILRSGHHSVLEHASFTFGIEGISRVTTHQLIRHRLASYSQQSQRYTKLEDQSDFILPESIKQNDEFRDKFTRFSEHAFSLYHAMINSGIPVEDARYILPSSVKTRIIVTMNARELLHFFRLRGCLRAQWEIRELSVEMLKLSKKTAPVIFKKAGPACITGPCTEGDFYCGKLKEIREFYRGL from the coding sequence ATGAAGGTTATACTGTTAAATTATACGCCAGACCCGGATTTAACCGTAGCCATAGCTGCAAGGCTATGCTACTCGAAACGTTCTATTGAGGAGTTAAAAAAAGAATTAACCCCTGATAAGTTAGAGAAGTTTATCACAAGGATCTTGAGATCAGGGCATCATTCTGTATTGGAACACGCTTCTTTTACTTTTGGAATAGAAGGCATATCAAGAGTAACGACGCATCAGCTTATCAGACACAGGCTTGCTTCATATTCACAACAGAGTCAGAGGTACACAAAACTTGAGGATCAATCGGATTTTATACTCCCTGAAAGTATTAAACAGAATGATGAATTCAGGGATAAATTTACACGTTTTTCTGAACATGCCTTTAGTCTATATCATGCTATGATCAACTCAGGTATACCGGTGGAAGATGCAAGGTATATACTTCCCAGTTCTGTTAAAACAAGGATCATTGTTACAATGAATGCACGCGAGCTCTTACATTTTTTCAGATTGAGAGGCTGTCTGAGGGCCCAATGGGAAATAAGGGAACTGTCTGTAGAGATGCTAAAGTTATCAAAAAAAACGGCACCGGTAATATTTAAAAAAGCAGGTCCGGCATGCATAACCGGGCCCTGTACGGAAGGGGATTTTTATTGCGGTAAACTAAAAGAGATAAGAGAGTTTTATAGGGGGTTGTAA